One Pyrus communis chromosome 13, drPyrComm1.1, whole genome shotgun sequence genomic window carries:
- the LOC137713244 gene encoding UDP-arabinopyranose mutase 1-like, giving the protein MAQLLDLKDDLDIVIPTIRNLDFLEMWRPFFQPYHLIIVQDGDPSNTIAVPNGFNYELYNRNDVNKVLGPKASCISFKDSACRCFGFLVSKKKYIFTIDDDCFVAKEPSGKEINALSQHIRNLLTPSTPLFFNTLYDPFANGADFVRGYPFSLREGVPTAISHGLWLNIPDYDAPTQLVKPLERNTRYVDAVMTIPRGTLFPMCGMNLAFNRELIGPAMYFGLMGDGQPLGRYDDMWAGWCAKVICDHLGLGVKTGLPYIWHSKASNPFVNLKKEYKGIYWQEDMIPFFQQIVLPKECKTVQDCYIELANKVKEKLGPLDSYFEQLGDAMVTWIEAWDELNPPPEKAN; this is encoded by the exons ATGGCCCAGCTGCTTGATCTGAAAGATGATCTAGACATTGTGATTCCAACAATCAGAAACCTTGATTTCTTGGAGATGTGGAGGCCTTTCTTTCAGCCATACCACCTCATCATTGTCCAAGATGGTGACCCCTCCAACACCATTGCCGTCCCTAACGGCTTCAACTACGAGCTCTACAACCGCAATGATGTGAACAAGGTCCTAGGTCCCAAGGCCAGCTGCATTTCTTTCAAGGACTCCGCTTGTCGCTGCTTCGGTTTCTTGGTTTCCAAGAAAAAGTACATCTTCACCATCGATGACGATTGTTTT GTGGCGAAGGAGCCTAGTGGGAAGGAGATAAATGCTTTGTCACAGCACATTAGGAACCTGCTGACACCATCAACCCCATTGTTCTTCAACACACTCTACGATCCGTTTGCAAACGGGGCGGACTTTGTTCGCGGGTACCCGTTTAGCTTGAGAGAAGGTGTGCCTACTGCTATTTCTCACGGCCTTTGGCTGAATATCCCTGACTATGATGCCCCAACTCAGCTAGTCAAGCCTCTTGAGCGCAACACCAG GTATGTGGATGCTGTGATGACAATCCCCAGAGGCACCCTTTTCCCAATGTGTGGGATGAACCTGGCGTTCAATAGGGAGCTGATAGGTCCAGCCATGTATTTTGGGCTCATGGGCGATGGCCAACCCCTTGGTAGATATGATGACATGTGGGCTGGCTGGTGTGCGAAG GTGATATGTGACCATTTGGGTCTAGGAGTTAAGACAGGACTCCCATACATATGGCATAGCAAGGCAAGCAACCCATTTGTGAACTTGAAGAAAGAGTACAAAGGGATATACTGGCAAGAAGATATGATTCCATTTTTCCAACAAATTGTGCTCCCAAAAGAGTGCAAAACTGTCCAAGATTGCTACATTGAGCTTGCCAACAAGGTGAAGGAAAAGCTTGGCCCTCTTGATTCCTACTTTGAGCAGCTTGGGGATGCCATGGTTACTTGGATTGAAGCCTGGGATGAGCTCAACCCACCGCCTGAAAAAGCAAACTAA
- the LOC137713245 gene encoding SUMO-activating enzyme subunit 1B-1-like, which translates to MDGEELTEQETALYDRQIRVWGAGAQRRLSKAHVLVCGITGTVAEFCKNIVLAGVGSLTLVDDRVVTEDALSANFLIPSDENVYAGKTLTELCRDSLKDFNPMVRVSVEKGDLASFGAEFYSKFDVVVVSCCSFTTKKLINEKCRKSSKRVAFYTVDCRDSCGEIFVDLQHHKYSKIKNEETIECELQYPSFEESISVTWKSFPRRFSKLYFAMRVIERFEEAEQRKPGELSIADLPAVLKLKKELCEAQSVNESHIPNALLERLVTDTREFPPVCPIIGGILGQEVIKTISEKGDPVKNFFFFDAMDGKGVIEDISGNP; encoded by the exons ATGGACGGCGAGGAGTTGACTGAGCAGGAGACTGCTCTTTACGATCGCCAGATAAGGGTTTGGGGTGCTGGTGCCCAAAGAAG acttaGCAAAGCTCATGTATTAGTCTGTGGAATTACTGGAACTGTTGCAGAG TTTTGTAAGAACATTGTACTAGCCGGAGTTGGTAGTTTGACACTGGTGGATGATCGAGTAGTGACAGAAGACGCGCTGTCTGCCAACTTTCTGATACCTTCTGATGAAAATGTGTATGCTGGGAAAACTTTGACTGAACTTTGCCGTGATTCTCTGAAAGATTTCAATCCGATGGTTCGTGTTTCTGTAGAAAAAG GTGATTTAGCAAGCTTTGGGGCAGAGTTCTATAGCAAATTTGATGTCGTCGTTGTCAGCTGTTGCTCCTTCACAACTAAA AAATTGATCAATGAAAAATGCCGAAAGTCTTCAAAGCGTGTAGCATTTTATACTGTTGATTGTAGAGACTCCTGTGGTGAAATATTTGTTGATCTGCAACACCATAAATATTCGAAA ATAAAAAACGAGGAAACAATCGAATGTGAACTACAGTATCCAAGCTTTGAG GAATCAATTTCAGTAACTTGGAAATCATTTCCCAGGAGATTCTCAAAGCTATACTTTGCTATGCGAG TAATAGAAAGGTTTGAAGAAGCCGAGCAACGTAAACCTGGAGAGTTATCAATTGCAGATCTTCCTGCTGTTCTGAAGTTGAAAAAAGAACTCTGTGAAGCACAG TCAGTGAATGAGTCTCATATTCCAAATGCGCTCCTGGAAAGATTGGTGACAGATACAAGAGAGTTTCCTCCAGTTTGCCCCATCATTGGAGGGATTCTTGGGCAG GAGGTTATTAAGACAATATCAGAGAAAGGAGACCCTGTCaagaatttcttcttcttcgatgcTATGGATGGAAAGGGTGTAATCGAGGACATATCAGGGAACCCTTGA